In Arthrobacter sp. UKPF54-2, the following are encoded in one genomic region:
- a CDS encoding flagellar hook assembly protein FlgD — translation MTIQPIAPQPVTATGTTPQAAAVRAPVQTIDANVFMSLLVAQLKNQNPSAPMDTNQMMAQTIQLSMMEKMTELTSNSKEGFSLQMRSAASQLIGHSVGYTLADGTTGTGIASSVSFAGAVPTVRVGDLSVPLDSITGLTAPAAS, via the coding sequence ATGACTATCCAGCCCATCGCCCCCCAGCCGGTCACGGCCACGGGGACGACCCCGCAGGCTGCTGCCGTCCGGGCCCCCGTGCAGACGATCGATGCCAACGTGTTCATGTCGCTCCTCGTGGCGCAGCTCAAGAACCAGAACCCGAGCGCCCCGATGGACACGAACCAGATGATGGCCCAGACCATCCAGCTCTCCATGATGGAAAAAATGACCGAGCTGACCAGCAACAGCAAGGAAGGATTCTCCCTCCAGATGCGCTCCGCCGCCTCACAGCTGATTGGCCACTCCGTGGGATACACGCTGGCCGACGGCACCACCGGCACCGGCATCGCCAGCTCGGTGTCCTTCGCCGGCGCAGTACCGACCGTCAGGGTCGGCGACCTGTCCGTCCCCCTCGACTCCATTACCGGCCTGACCGCGCCGGCCGCTTCCTAA
- a CDS encoding flagellar hook protein FlgE — protein MLRSLYSGISGLRAHQTMLDVTGNNIANVNTAGFKASSTQFQDTLSQMTQGASAPQGESGGSNPAQIGLGVRVAGVSTNFAQGSSQSTGRATDMMISGDGFFVTSKGGQQLFTRAGSMTFDAASQLVSPDGGILQGWTADNNGKVNQAGAIGDITLNPNTMIATPTTKVTLDGNLPADGATGTLDRVVKVYDAVGTARDITLSFVRNGTDWDVTATDGGTTSTVGTLTPGIGGKLVASGPLSVSGIDVDLSQVSGYAGMSSLTVAGQNGSAAGKLESFTLGNDGSLIGSFSNGTKQVLAKIALAKFTNPAGLEKAGGSSYVATANSGNVQLGAAGDPGIGTLAGGSLEMSNVDLSQEFTNLIVAQRGFQANARIITTSDEVLQELGNLKR, from the coding sequence ATGCTCCGCTCGCTGTACTCCGGAATCTCCGGCCTCCGTGCCCACCAGACCATGCTGGACGTCACCGGCAACAACATCGCCAACGTCAACACGGCCGGCTTCAAGGCCTCCTCCACCCAGTTCCAGGACACACTCTCGCAGATGACCCAGGGCGCCTCCGCGCCGCAGGGCGAGTCCGGCGGCAGCAACCCGGCGCAGATCGGCCTCGGCGTCCGCGTCGCCGGCGTCAGCACCAACTTCGCCCAGGGCTCCTCGCAGAGCACCGGCCGAGCCACGGACATGATGATCTCCGGCGACGGCTTTTTCGTCACAAGCAAGGGCGGCCAGCAGCTCTTCACCCGCGCCGGTTCCATGACGTTCGACGCCGCCAGCCAGCTGGTCAGCCCCGACGGCGGCATCCTGCAGGGCTGGACCGCCGACAACAACGGCAAGGTCAACCAGGCCGGTGCCATCGGCGACATCACGCTCAACCCCAACACGATGATCGCGACCCCCACCACCAAGGTCACGCTGGACGGCAACCTGCCCGCCGACGGCGCCACTGGCACTTTGGATCGTGTAGTTAAGGTTTATGACGCCGTGGGTACTGCCCGCGATATAACCCTGAGTTTCGTGCGTAACGGTACGGACTGGGACGTTACGGCAACGGACGGGGGAACCACGTCGACAGTCGGCACGCTCACTCCCGGTATCGGGGGGAAACTGGTGGCTAGCGGACCCCTCAGCGTGAGCGGTATCGATGTGGACCTGTCCCAGGTTTCCGGCTACGCCGGCATGAGCTCCCTGACTGTTGCAGGCCAGAACGGTTCGGCGGCCGGCAAGCTGGAGTCCTTCACCCTCGGTAACGACGGCTCCCTGATCGGCTCCTTCAGCAACGGCACCAAGCAGGTCCTGGCAAAGATTGCGCTGGCCAAGTTCACCAACCCGGCCGGCCTGGAGAAAGCCGGCGGCTCCTCCTACGTCGCCACTGCCAACTCCGGCAACGTCCAGCTGGGTGCAGCCGGCGACCCCGGCATCGGCACCCTGGCCGGCGGCTCGCTGGAAATGTCCAACGTGGACCTCTCCCAGGAGTTCACCAACCTGATCGTCGCCCAGCGCGGCTTCCAGGCCAACGCCCGCATCATCACCACCTCCGACGAGGTCCTGCAGGAACTCGGCAACCTCAAGCGCTAG
- a CDS encoding FliH/SctL family protein has protein sequence MSTEGAAPARIVFPSLRSSGPASEQAGYTEGHAAGYAAGVRAAAKEQRRWRDRMAAEQAASLAAGQKDLDRAVRALAVARTDFAHRNVQALHDAEEVLARTALELAEAILGYELAEGTRTARAALDRALSGNDAATVLAIRLHPADIEVLAKEGQDLPAGLPLLADASLQRGDAKVEYQQGWLDASLGSALARAKAALLGDQQWSPNASDDSLGGQP, from the coding sequence ATGTCTACTGAGGGGGCCGCGCCGGCCCGCATCGTCTTCCCCTCACTGCGTTCGTCCGGCCCGGCCAGCGAGCAGGCCGGCTACACCGAGGGCCACGCCGCCGGCTACGCAGCGGGGGTACGCGCCGCCGCGAAGGAACAGCGCCGCTGGCGCGACCGGATGGCGGCCGAGCAGGCCGCCTCGCTCGCCGCCGGGCAGAAGGATCTGGACCGTGCCGTCCGCGCCCTCGCGGTGGCCCGCACCGACTTCGCGCACCGCAACGTCCAGGCCCTGCACGACGCCGAGGAGGTCCTGGCCCGCACTGCGCTGGAACTCGCCGAGGCCATCCTGGGCTACGAACTGGCCGAGGGGACCCGGACCGCCCGCGCCGCCTTGGACCGCGCCCTCTCCGGCAACGACGCCGCCACCGTGCTGGCTATCCGCCTGCACCCGGCGGACATCGAGGTGCTCGCCAAGGAAGGCCAGGACCTTCCCGCCGGCCTGCCGCTGCTCGCGGACGCGTCCCTGCAGCGCGGCGACGCCAAGGTGGAATACCAGCAGGGCTGGCTCGACGCCAGCCTCGGCAGCGCCCTCGCCCGCGCCAAGGCGGCCCTGCTGGGGGACCAGCAGTGGTCGCCGAACGCCTCCGACGATTCCCTGGGCGGCCAGCCGTGA
- a CDS encoding flagellar FliJ family protein — MSRQFSLAGLLRLRQIQQDQAASGLARARSRSNSVRAREASARRQLTATDDEISSSASLRAVAAARSASHSMLADLQSLARIAETDEAAAREEFIAARTRSVGLEKLQARHHAEVNTAELRAEQSALDEISSAIWHRDEQQVRS, encoded by the coding sequence ATGAGCCGGCAATTTTCACTGGCGGGGCTGTTGCGCCTCCGCCAGATCCAGCAGGACCAGGCCGCCTCCGGGCTGGCCCGCGCCCGGTCCCGGTCCAACTCCGTCCGTGCCCGGGAAGCCTCGGCACGCCGGCAACTGACCGCCACCGACGACGAGATCAGCAGCTCGGCGTCGCTGCGCGCCGTGGCCGCCGCCCGGTCCGCCTCGCACAGTATGCTCGCGGACCTGCAGAGCCTCGCCCGCATCGCCGAGACCGACGAGGCCGCGGCCCGCGAGGAGTTCATCGCCGCCCGCACCCGCTCCGTGGGCCTGGAGAAGCTGCAGGCCAGGCACCACGCCGAGGTCAACACCGCCGAGCTGCGCGCCGAACAGTCCGCGCTGGATGAGATCTCCTCCGCGATCTGGCACCGGGACGAGCAGCAGGTGCGCTCATGA
- the fliN gene encoding flagellar motor switch protein FliN — MSITLTKHESSAERLVEELPSPVALKVVALVPARAAAPYARQAVTATFVGSVTADLALMLSDRTFLDEAAGGMAGGQLGVVSVTDVLRPAMESASSVFGAGVLSDLRESDASGLLSDPDTAVFELSDGTAPAAWFAVRLREHGTSQDRAGDLFGGGDTVAGRLGRINNIEMALTVEIGRTRMSVRDVLSLEPGKIIELDRSAGAPADVLLNGRLIAHGEVVVLDQDYAVRITRILDVAEGLS, encoded by the coding sequence ATGAGCATCACCCTGACCAAGCACGAATCGTCGGCGGAACGGCTTGTTGAGGAGCTGCCGAGCCCGGTGGCCCTGAAGGTTGTTGCCCTGGTCCCAGCCCGCGCCGCGGCCCCCTACGCCCGGCAGGCCGTCACCGCGACCTTCGTCGGGTCCGTGACCGCGGACCTGGCCCTGATGCTCAGCGACCGAACCTTCCTGGACGAAGCGGCCGGCGGCATGGCCGGCGGCCAGCTCGGCGTCGTCTCCGTCACCGACGTGCTCCGCCCGGCGATGGAAAGCGCCAGCTCCGTCTTCGGCGCCGGCGTGCTCTCCGACCTGCGCGAATCCGATGCCTCCGGGCTGCTCTCGGACCCGGACACCGCCGTCTTCGAACTCTCCGATGGCACGGCCCCGGCGGCCTGGTTTGCCGTCCGGCTGCGCGAACACGGCACCAGCCAGGACCGCGCGGGCGACCTCTTCGGCGGCGGCGACACGGTGGCCGGCCGGCTGGGCCGCATCAACAACATCGAGATGGCGCTGACCGTCGAGATCGGCCGCACCCGCATGTCGGTCCGCGACGTGCTCTCGCTCGAACCCGGCAAAATCATCGAACTCGACCGCTCCGCCGGCGCGCCGGCTGACGTGCTGCTCAACGGCCGGCTGATCGCCCACGGCGAGGTTGTGGTCCTGGACCAGGACTACGCCGTGCGGATCACCCGGATCCTCGACGTGGCCGAGGGGCTCAGCTGA
- a CDS encoding flagellar hook-length control protein FliK, producing the protein MPAGVQAAPSAPGAATTPAGEKAGLAATAGVPAPAVPLPATSAPINGSSATTAMPAGVVGVDKPAGLTGRTPDAVPVAAIPADGLAAAGAAALAAPGPVSGPVAPGSATAPPAPAPSPAPQPALQPQLAKPLFTLAGAPHGQHIMTLKVTPEHLGPLTVRAHIDAAGVRIELFAPGDTGREALRGILPELRKELADAGFGASLDLSDHSGPPPGRGQDAGQDGGQDAGRGGFGAGSGPGGRNGPGEPRPGHRWDALADEASLRTARIQNGPQTTLDILV; encoded by the coding sequence GTGCCGGCTGGAGTTCAGGCAGCTCCGTCCGCCCCCGGCGCGGCAACGACGCCCGCCGGCGAAAAGGCTGGCCTGGCTGCAACCGCCGGGGTGCCCGCGCCCGCCGTCCCCCTGCCCGCCACGTCCGCACCTATCAACGGCTCCAGCGCGACGACCGCAATGCCGGCCGGCGTCGTCGGCGTGGACAAACCTGCCGGGCTCACGGGGCGAACCCCGGATGCCGTGCCAGTGGCGGCCATTCCGGCCGACGGATTGGCCGCGGCCGGTGCGGCGGCCTTGGCCGCACCCGGCCCGGTCTCCGGGCCTGTGGCGCCCGGGTCTGCAACGGCGCCTCCGGCTCCCGCTCCGAGTCCCGCCCCGCAGCCTGCCCTCCAGCCGCAGCTGGCCAAGCCACTCTTCACCCTCGCGGGGGCACCGCACGGCCAGCACATCATGACCCTCAAGGTCACCCCGGAGCATCTCGGGCCGCTAACCGTGCGCGCGCATATCGATGCCGCCGGCGTGCGGATCGAGCTCTTCGCACCCGGGGACACCGGCCGGGAGGCGTTGCGGGGGATCCTGCCTGAACTCCGCAAGGAACTGGCGGACGCCGGCTTCGGCGCCAGCCTCGACCTCTCCGACCACAGCGGACCGCCGCCGGGCCGGGGCCAGGACGCGGGGCAGGACGGCGGGCAGGACGCCGGACGGGGCGGCTTCGGCGCCGGTTCCGGCCCCGGCGGCCGCAACGGGCCCGGCGAACCACGGCCCGGCCACCGCTGGGACGCCCTGGCGGACGAAGCCTCGCTGCGTACCGCCCGGATCCAGAACGGCCCCCAAACCACCCTCGACATTCTCGTCTGA
- a CDS encoding flagellar motor protein MotB: MSGRRRPRKKPEAHHVDERWMASYMDMVTVLMCLFIVLYAMSTVDANKFEKLRNSLATGFGAVASETVDTASGTVVPPELVDKNLEAFAAVPAPGNPATQAALEEAKKEVDRLRELEAKMKAGLAEAGLSDNVEFQIDQRGLTVKLVGSQAFFAADRPELTDRASHVLQIISPILGPAALEIMVEGHAANGITAYPSTWELSSARAVNVLRYMVDRGGIPPGQIGAVAFGSARQVNDDSTPELMERNRRVDIVVISDKPDVVRALIPEALKLSQK, from the coding sequence GTGAGCGGCCGACGTCGTCCGCGCAAGAAACCCGAAGCGCACCACGTCGACGAGCGCTGGATGGCGTCCTATATGGACATGGTCACCGTGCTGATGTGCCTGTTCATCGTCCTGTACGCCATGTCCACGGTCGACGCGAACAAGTTCGAGAAACTCCGCAACTCCCTTGCCACCGGATTCGGTGCCGTCGCCTCGGAGACCGTGGACACGGCATCGGGCACCGTGGTCCCGCCCGAACTCGTGGACAAGAACCTCGAAGCCTTCGCCGCCGTCCCGGCTCCGGGAAACCCGGCCACGCAGGCAGCCCTCGAGGAAGCCAAAAAGGAGGTCGACCGGCTCCGGGAACTGGAAGCGAAAATGAAGGCCGGCCTGGCCGAAGCCGGGCTCAGCGACAACGTCGAATTCCAGATCGACCAGCGCGGCCTGACTGTCAAACTGGTCGGCTCCCAGGCGTTCTTCGCCGCGGACCGGCCCGAACTCACCGACCGGGCCTCCCACGTGCTGCAAATCATCTCGCCCATCCTCGGCCCGGCAGCCCTGGAAATCATGGTGGAAGGCCACGCCGCCAACGGCATCACCGCCTACCCGTCCACCTGGGAGCTGTCCTCGGCCCGCGCGGTCAACGTGCTGCGCTACATGGTGGACCGCGGCGGGATCCCGCCGGGGCAGATCGGCGCTGTGGCGTTCGGTTCCGCGCGGCAAGTCAACGACGATTCCACCCCGGAACTGATGGAACGGAACCGGCGGGTGGACATTGTGGTGATTTCGGACAAGCCCGACGTCGTCCGGGCCCTCATTCCCGAGGCGCTGAAGCTCAGCCAGAAATAG
- a CDS encoding flagellar motor switch protein FliM has protein sequence MSVLDEREVVRERTVSVYDFRRPATLAREHSRVLELAFETFARQWGTQLTAKVRVKSVVRLDDVGMQSYDEYAASLPAVTAMVLCTVEAHDAKLVVQFPAPSALGWINRMLGASTDTVMPDRKFTQIEQALVKGLMDEALEDLGYSLGPLLSETIRVDTVQYNSQFAQAAAPSELMIVAAFTINVGNISAPATLAVPAGILLGRLKKVNPTDNRGDAAARVSSQLERVPVELSVRLSTSYVTPSQVLGLAVGDVLTLPHLENRPFDLTLDGTRLATAAPARNGSRAAAVIVTIEENNQ, from the coding sequence GTGAGTGTTCTGGATGAGCGGGAAGTGGTACGGGAGCGGACCGTCAGCGTCTATGACTTCCGGCGTCCCGCGACGCTGGCGCGAGAGCACAGCCGCGTCCTGGAACTCGCCTTCGAAACCTTCGCCCGCCAGTGGGGAACCCAGCTGACCGCCAAGGTCCGGGTGAAATCCGTGGTCCGGCTCGACGACGTCGGCATGCAGAGCTACGACGAGTACGCAGCCTCCCTGCCGGCCGTGACCGCGATGGTCCTGTGCACCGTCGAGGCCCACGACGCCAAGCTCGTAGTGCAGTTCCCCGCCCCCTCGGCCCTGGGCTGGATCAACCGGATGCTCGGCGCCTCGACGGACACGGTGATGCCGGACCGGAAGTTCACCCAGATCGAACAGGCCCTGGTCAAGGGGCTCATGGACGAGGCCCTCGAAGACCTCGGCTACTCGCTCGGGCCGCTGCTGAGCGAAACCATCCGCGTGGACACTGTCCAGTACAACTCCCAGTTCGCGCAGGCCGCAGCGCCCAGCGAACTGATGATCGTCGCCGCGTTCACCATCAACGTCGGCAACATCAGCGCCCCCGCCACCCTGGCGGTCCCCGCGGGCATCCTGCTGGGACGGCTGAAGAAGGTCAACCCGACGGACAACCGCGGCGACGCCGCCGCCCGCGTCAGTTCCCAGCTGGAGCGCGTTCCGGTGGAACTCTCGGTCCGGCTCTCGACGTCGTACGTCACGCCCAGCCAGGTCCTGGGCCTCGCGGTCGGGGACGTCCTGACCCTCCCGCACCTGGAAAACCGGCCCTTCGACCTCACCTTGGACGGCACGAGGCTGGCCACCGCCGCCCCGGCCCGCAACGGGTCCCGGGCCGCTGCCGTCATTGTCACAATCGAGGAGAACAACCAATGA
- a CDS encoding C40 family peptidase, with product MSMTEALGRMQGIQSMIAELSRPAQTESTATALKSAAATSLATGTGTGDAASFTDALTAALGGTGLASGTDLSSLANGLGPGGSTGLGALKGLTPPATATPVSVPAGTATGTDVVAMAKKYIGVPYVWGGTNPATGMDCSGFTQRVFKDLGVELPRVVSDQMKQGTPVASLAQAKPGDLLISFGGNHISIYLGNGKAIDAPVPGKTIQIRDAWEQQSNLTSIRRIVPAGGTS from the coding sequence ATGAGCATGACCGAGGCGCTGGGCCGTATGCAGGGCATCCAGTCGATGATCGCGGAACTGAGCCGCCCGGCACAGACCGAAAGCACCGCCACGGCCCTGAAGTCCGCTGCGGCGACCTCGCTCGCCACCGGCACGGGAACCGGCGACGCCGCCTCCTTCACCGACGCGCTCACCGCGGCGCTCGGCGGGACCGGCCTGGCATCGGGAACGGACCTGTCCTCGCTGGCCAACGGGTTGGGCCCGGGCGGCAGCACCGGGCTTGGGGCGTTGAAGGGGCTCACCCCGCCGGCCACCGCCACCCCGGTCTCCGTGCCAGCCGGCACCGCGACCGGCACGGACGTGGTTGCCATGGCCAAGAAGTACATCGGGGTGCCCTACGTGTGGGGCGGCACCAACCCGGCCACCGGGATGGACTGCTCCGGGTTTACCCAGCGGGTCTTCAAGGACCTCGGCGTCGAGCTTCCCCGCGTGGTCAGCGACCAGATGAAGCAGGGCACCCCCGTGGCATCCCTCGCGCAGGCCAAGCCCGGCGACCTGCTGATCAGTTTCGGCGGGAACCACATCTCCATCTACCTCGGCAACGGCAAAGCCATCGACGCGCCCGTTCCAGGCAAGACCATCCAGATCCGCGACGCCTGGGAGCAGCAGTCCAACCTGACCTCCATCCGCCGGATCGTCCCCGCGGGAGGCACCTCATGA
- a CDS encoding FliI/YscN family ATPase, which produces MIAQWRPKGDDFAAALAAAAPQRVGTVTSVMGLGLEVSGLDCALGDLLTVGENPGLDAEVVAALDGSVRCMPLGRLAGVAAGDPVRAKGGTVLVPTGAGLFGRVLDGLGRPIDGKGPLLSGPRVPIDNEAPNAMKRARIDTALQTGVRVLDTMTTLGKGQRMGLFAGSGVGKSSLLSMIARGTDAEVSVIALVGERGREVREFLEDDLGPAGLARSVVVVATSDEPALMRMRAAFTATRIAESFRDNGQDVVLMMDSLTRVAMAQREIGLSAGEPPATRGYPPSTFSILARLLERAGTAETGSVTGIYTVLVDGDDHNEPIADAARSILDGHVVLDRKLAVTGHFPSVDVLGSVSRVASKVNARPHLEAASALRRVLAARKSAQDLIDVGAYQAGTNPLVDAALAHEETVSGFLQQPMDESTPHPESWRQLETLTSILGAAA; this is translated from the coding sequence GTGATCGCCCAGTGGCGCCCCAAGGGCGACGACTTCGCCGCAGCCCTCGCTGCGGCCGCGCCGCAGCGGGTCGGGACCGTCACCTCCGTAATGGGCCTGGGCCTGGAGGTATCCGGCCTGGACTGCGCGCTCGGTGACCTGCTCACCGTGGGGGAGAACCCCGGACTCGACGCCGAAGTGGTGGCGGCCCTCGACGGATCCGTGCGCTGCATGCCGCTGGGCCGCCTCGCGGGCGTCGCCGCCGGCGACCCGGTCCGCGCCAAGGGCGGCACCGTGCTGGTCCCCACCGGCGCGGGGCTCTTCGGCCGCGTCCTCGACGGCCTCGGCCGGCCGATCGACGGCAAGGGCCCGCTGCTGAGCGGACCCCGGGTCCCGATCGACAACGAGGCGCCGAACGCCATGAAGCGCGCCCGGATCGACACCGCCCTGCAGACCGGCGTCCGTGTGCTGGACACCATGACCACCCTGGGCAAGGGCCAGCGCATGGGCCTCTTCGCCGGATCCGGCGTCGGCAAGTCCTCGCTGCTGTCCATGATCGCCCGCGGCACCGACGCCGAAGTCTCCGTGATCGCCCTCGTGGGGGAGCGCGGCCGCGAAGTCCGCGAGTTCCTCGAAGACGACCTCGGCCCGGCCGGACTGGCCCGCTCCGTCGTCGTCGTCGCCACGTCCGACGAGCCCGCACTGATGCGCATGCGCGCCGCGTTCACGGCCACCCGGATCGCCGAGTCCTTCCGCGACAACGGCCAGGACGTGGTCCTGATGATGGACTCGCTCACCCGCGTGGCCATGGCCCAGCGCGAGATCGGCCTCTCCGCCGGCGAGCCGCCCGCCACCCGCGGCTACCCGCCGTCGACCTTCTCCATCCTCGCCCGGCTGCTGGAACGCGCCGGCACCGCCGAAACCGGCTCGGTCACCGGCATCTACACCGTGCTGGTGGACGGCGACGACCACAACGAACCCATCGCCGACGCCGCCCGCTCGATCCTCGACGGCCACGTGGTGCTGGACCGGAAACTCGCCGTAACCGGACACTTCCCATCGGTGGACGTGCTGGGTTCGGTCTCCCGCGTCGCGTCCAAGGTCAACGCCCGCCCCCACCTGGAGGCGGCCTCCGCCCTGCGCCGGGTCCTCGCGGCCCGCAAATCCGCGCAGGACCTGATCGACGTCGGCGCCTACCAGGCGGGAACCAACCCGCTGGTGGACGCCGCCCTGGCGCACGAGGAAACCGTCAGCGGTTTCCTGCAGCAGCCGATGGACGAGTCCACCCCCCACCCCGAGTCCTGGCGACAGCTGGAGACCCTCACTTCGATCCTGGGAGCCGCGGCATGA
- a CDS encoding cytochrome P450, which translates to MPTFPALEQPLNPFPHYEAMRRSDPVFQDQDTGAWHVFGYQDVQRVLSDHATYSSRFGGDNPSETGQLFAASLINTDPPRHRQLRSLVTQAFTPRAVDALAPRISALTAELLDPVVPAGSTDLIKQLAYPLPVIVIAELMGIPAEDRDRFKQWSDVIVSQSPGAGEDHSSGNREMAEYFLAMIEERRQRPGDDLISSLLRAEIDGQRLSIMELLGFCTLLLVAGNETTTNLIGNAVLCFTEVPGTAERLAAEPELLPPAIEEVLRYRSPVQSMYRVAAVDAELHGRPIPAGSPIVAWIGSANRDGHQFPHPDQFDVGRSPNRHLAFGQGIHFCLGAPLARLEAKIALRAVLSRLPGLAMEPGAQLERMDSTIVLGVKELPVCWQAA; encoded by the coding sequence ATGCCGACCTTTCCAGCTCTCGAACAGCCGCTGAACCCGTTTCCGCACTATGAAGCGATGCGCCGCAGCGATCCGGTTTTTCAGGATCAGGACACCGGAGCTTGGCACGTCTTCGGCTATCAGGACGTGCAGCGTGTCCTGTCCGACCACGCCACGTATTCTTCCCGGTTCGGCGGGGACAATCCCTCCGAGACCGGCCAGCTCTTCGCGGCCAGCCTGATTAACACTGATCCGCCGCGGCACCGCCAACTGCGTTCGCTGGTGACCCAGGCGTTCACGCCGCGGGCCGTCGACGCGCTCGCCCCGCGCATCTCGGCGCTCACGGCGGAGCTGCTGGACCCCGTGGTGCCCGCTGGCAGCACCGACCTGATCAAACAGCTTGCCTACCCGCTCCCGGTGATCGTGATCGCCGAACTGATGGGCATCCCGGCCGAGGACCGGGACCGGTTCAAGCAGTGGTCTGACGTGATCGTGAGCCAAAGTCCGGGTGCCGGGGAGGACCATTCCTCCGGCAACCGGGAGATGGCCGAGTATTTCCTGGCCATGATCGAAGAGCGGCGGCAGCGGCCCGGCGATGACCTGATCAGCAGCCTCCTTAGGGCGGAGATCGATGGGCAGAGGCTCAGCATCATGGAGCTGCTGGGGTTCTGCACCCTCCTGCTGGTCGCGGGCAACGAAACCACCACCAACCTGATCGGCAACGCCGTGCTGTGCTTCACCGAGGTGCCGGGCACAGCGGAGCGGCTGGCAGCCGAGCCGGAGCTGCTTCCCCCGGCAATCGAGGAGGTGCTCCGCTACCGCTCCCCCGTCCAGTCGATGTACCGGGTGGCCGCCGTGGACGCAGAGCTGCACGGCCGGCCGATCCCTGCGGGATCCCCGATCGTGGCCTGGATCGGCTCGGCAAACCGCGATGGGCACCAGTTTCCGCACCCTGACCAGTTCGACGTCGGCCGCTCGCCGAACCGCCACCTCGCCTTCGGGCAGGGCATCCACTTTTGCCTCGGGGCACCGTTGGCCCGTCTCGAAGCGAAAATCGCCCTGCGGGCCGTGCTCTCCCGGCTGCCAGGACTTGCCATGGAACCGGGGGCGCAGCTGGAGCGGATGGACAGCACAATCGTCCTCGGAGTGAAAGAGCTTCCCGTGTGCTGGCAGGCCGCCTGA
- a CDS encoding motility protein A has translation MDPATIIGLLLAFGSVITMVLIEGGSITSLLLPGPLVLVFGATLAIGLAGNTLKDVIQAFKSVPAMFMGKTSKPQESIDQMVRFAEKARAEGLLSLEEEATSVKDPFLARALQNIADGTDAEDLRMQMEDEIDTKSRSDHASSKFFASLGGYAPTVGIVGTVVSLTHVLENLSKPDELGHMIAAAFVATLWGLLSANFIWLPFSSRLARLSELDIERMTLVMEGMLAVQSGAQPLLLAERLRSMVPEHQLKSAEKGRKAPSGDDSAEPMDAAA, from the coding sequence ATGGATCCCGCAACAATCATTGGACTGCTCCTGGCCTTCGGGTCTGTCATCACCATGGTGCTCATTGAAGGCGGCAGCATCACCTCCCTGCTGCTGCCCGGGCCCCTGGTCCTGGTCTTCGGGGCAACCCTGGCCATCGGGCTGGCCGGCAACACCCTCAAGGACGTCATCCAGGCGTTCAAGTCTGTGCCGGCAATGTTCATGGGCAAAACATCGAAGCCGCAGGAAAGCATCGACCAGATGGTCCGCTTTGCTGAGAAGGCACGCGCCGAGGGTCTGCTCTCCCTCGAGGAGGAAGCGACCAGTGTCAAAGACCCCTTCCTTGCCCGCGCCCTGCAAAACATCGCCGACGGCACCGACGCCGAGGACCTCCGGATGCAGATGGAGGACGAGATTGACACCAAGTCCCGCAGCGACCATGCCTCCTCAAAGTTCTTCGCCAGCCTCGGCGGCTACGCGCCCACCGTCGGCATTGTTGGAACCGTCGTCTCGCTGACCCACGTCCTGGAAAACCTTTCCAAGCCGGACGAACTGGGGCACATGATCGCCGCCGCGTTCGTCGCAACCCTGTGGGGCCTGCTCTCTGCCAACTTCATCTGGCTGCCGTTCAGTTCGCGCCTGGCCAGGCTCTCCGAGCTGGACATCGAACGCATGACGCTCGTGATGGAGGGCATGCTCGCCGTGCAGTCCGGCGCCCAGCCGCTGCTGCTGGCCGAACGGCTCCGCTCCATGGTCCCCGAACACCAGCTCAAGAGCGCCGAGAAGGGCCGGAAGGCGCCCAGCGGGGACGACTCTGCGGAGCCGATGGACGCGGCCGCGTGA
- a CDS encoding flagellar FlbD family protein, translated as MIVVTRLNGTRFAVNPDLIERIHESPDTHLVTLDGAAYVVLESLAEVVEMIAEYRAYVLSKARNFPAVTGYPLSLVPPAGPDDESGAPAPESPRK; from the coding sequence ATGATCGTTGTCACACGCCTCAACGGAACGCGCTTCGCGGTCAATCCGGACCTGATCGAACGGATCCACGAGAGCCCGGACACCCACCTGGTCACGCTCGACGGCGCCGCCTACGTGGTGCTTGAAAGCCTCGCCGAGGTGGTCGAGATGATCGCCGAGTACCGCGCCTATGTGCTGAGCAAGGCGCGGAACTTTCCCGCGGTCACCGGGTACCCGTTGAGCTTGGTCCCGCCGGCCGGACCGGATGACGAGTCCGGCGCCCCTGCACCTGAATCACCGAGGAAGTAA